The following coding sequences lie in one Geotoga petraea genomic window:
- the uvrB gene encoding excinuclease ABC subunit UvrB, with product MYQLKSEYEPQGDQPKAIEDLVKGIDNNDRFQTLLGVTGSGKTYTMANIIAKTGRPALIMSPNKILAVQLYYEFKEFFPDNRVEFFISYYDYYQPEAYVPTRDIYIEKNADINDVLVKMRLSTLKSILTRRDVIVVSSVSAIYASGNPRDFQRINLYLRAGKRYPRRQILEKLGKMLYTRKEDDFSGGTFRWKGEVLEIYPPYEDFGIRVLFFDDEVESIESFDLYNRTPIEEFDKITIYPAKEFVTSEEKIQNAMSNIEEDLQRQIEFFKSRGKLLEAQRIEQRTRQDMEFLETMGYCKGIENYSRYFDDRKPGDSPWSLLDYFEDDFITFIDESHIAVPQIGGMFKGDYARKKNLVDFGFRLPSALDNRPLRFDEFLEKIKQTIFVSATPGNFEMEVSDQVVEQIIRPTGLIDPEVVVRKTEGQIDEFVSELNTVVKRGERALAVVLTKKDAEMLSDHLNLMGIKSQYLHSELDTIERSEVVKKLRNGEIDVVVGINLLREGLDIPEVSLIAIMDADREGFLRSETTLIQTIGRAARNVNGKVILFADRVTEAMKKSIEETNRRREIQMQFNKDNNITPKTIIKKLPDDVFAPFKSEMDEEDYVFAVGEGMKPEDYYYFLEEEMYKAASELRYEDAANYRDEMQKIKNQHNLKV from the coding sequence ATGTATCAATTAAAATCTGAATACGAGCCACAAGGTGATCAGCCTAAAGCTATAGAAGACTTGGTAAAAGGTATTGATAATAACGATAGATTTCAAACTTTGTTGGGTGTTACTGGTTCTGGTAAAACTTATACAATGGCTAATATCATAGCTAAAACAGGCAGACCAGCTCTTATCATGTCGCCTAATAAAATTCTGGCTGTACAGCTTTACTATGAATTTAAGGAATTTTTCCCCGATAATAGAGTAGAATTTTTTATATCTTATTATGATTATTATCAACCCGAGGCGTATGTACCAACCAGAGACATATACATAGAAAAAAATGCGGACATAAACGATGTTTTGGTAAAAATGAGATTGTCAACCTTAAAATCTATTTTAACCAGAAGAGACGTTATTGTTGTTTCTTCCGTTTCTGCTATTTACGCTTCTGGGAATCCAAGAGATTTTCAAAGAATAAACTTGTATTTGAGAGCTGGGAAAAGGTATCCAAGAAGACAAATACTTGAAAAACTTGGTAAAATGCTTTATACCAGGAAAGAAGACGATTTTTCAGGAGGTACGTTTAGATGGAAGGGAGAAGTGCTTGAAATATACCCTCCATATGAAGACTTTGGTATAAGAGTTTTGTTTTTTGATGATGAAGTAGAGTCAATAGAATCATTTGATTTGTATAACAGGACGCCAATTGAAGAGTTTGATAAAATAACGATTTATCCAGCAAAAGAATTTGTGACTTCTGAAGAGAAAATACAAAATGCCATGTCTAATATTGAAGAAGATTTACAGAGACAGATAGAATTTTTCAAATCACGGGGTAAATTATTGGAAGCACAAAGAATAGAACAAAGAACAAGACAAGATATGGAATTTCTTGAAACTATGGGGTATTGTAAAGGTATAGAAAATTATTCCAGATATTTTGATGATAGAAAACCTGGAGATTCCCCCTGGTCTCTTTTGGACTATTTTGAAGATGATTTCATAACATTTATAGACGAATCGCATATAGCTGTCCCACAAATAGGCGGTATGTTCAAGGGAGATTATGCCAGAAAGAAGAATTTGGTTGATTTTGGGTTTAGGCTTCCGTCCGCTTTAGATAATAGGCCATTGAGATTTGATGAATTTCTTGAAAAAATAAAGCAAACTATTTTTGTATCGGCTACCCCAGGTAATTTTGAAATGGAGGTATCTGATCAAGTAGTTGAACAAATAATTAGACCAACAGGTCTTATAGATCCCGAAGTTGTCGTTAGAAAAACTGAGGGTCAAATAGATGAATTTGTTTCTGAACTTAATACGGTTGTGAAAAGGGGGGAAAGGGCTCTTGCTGTTGTATTAACAAAGAAAGATGCAGAGATGCTATCTGATCATTTAAATTTGATGGGTATAAAATCTCAATACCTACACTCTGAATTGGATACAATAGAAAGGTCAGAAGTTGTTAAAAAACTTAGAAATGGTGAAATAGATGTTGTAGTAGGTATTAACCTCCTTAGAGAAGGGTTAGACATACCAGAGGTATCTTTAATCGCCATAATGGATGCCGATAGAGAGGGCTTTTTAAGGTCAGAAACTACATTGATCCAAACAATTGGTAGAGCTGCAAGAAATGTAAATGGAAAAGTAATTTTATTTGCTGATAGAGTCACAGAAGCTATGAAAAAATCTATCGAGGAAACTAATAGAAGAAGAGAAATACAAATGCAATTCAACAAAGATAATAACATAACACCAAAAACAATAATAAAAAAATTACCAGACGATGTTTTTGCACCATTTAAATCTGAGATGGATGAAGAAGATTATGTTTTTGCCGTTGGTGAAGGAATGAAACCAGAAGATTATTATTATTTCTTAGAGGAAGAAATGTACAAGGCTGCTTCAGAATTGAGGTATGAAGATGCTGCTAATTATAGAGATGAGATGCAGAAAATAAAAAACCAACACAATTTGAAAGTATAA
- the secG gene encoding preprotein translocase subunit SecG, with protein MSTLGILMIIVHIILSLGVIFFALKRMQRNSELGGAFGGGASQANFGREKGMDSNAKWALGLGIVFMFSCFLTTLVLA; from the coding sequence ATGAGCACTTTAGGAATACTGATGATTATTGTACATATAATACTTTCTTTAGGCGTTATTTTTTTCGCACTAAAAAGAATGCAAAGAAATTCTGAATTAGGTGGAGCATTTGGTGGTGGTGCGTCTCAAGCCAATTTTGGAAGAGAAAAAGGTATGGATTCAAATGCAAAATGGGCATTAGGTTTAGGCATAGTATTCATGTTTTCTTGTTTTTTAACTACATTAGTTTTAGCTTAA
- a CDS encoding HAD family hydrolase yields MIKAVIFDLFGTLVDADNLFKPITYELSIETNIDFDEIEGTMYNLYEKVFDGHHEKEFKPERYYYRILFNKLKVLYGLTENSDYYVDLMYETFGRLKKYDDADIIEKLRDQKYKIGIITNADIYFVKKVLQKNDIYYDDLIISEDSKVYKPHKKIFESSLDNLEVNKDEAIFIGDNVEADYYGAKNFGMKALLIDRSDKYKLENVEKITNLKQIEDHLR; encoded by the coding sequence ATGATAAAAGCTGTTATATTCGATTTGTTTGGAACTCTTGTTGATGCAGATAATCTTTTTAAGCCAATAACATATGAATTGTCAATAGAAACAAATATAGATTTTGATGAAATTGAAGGAACAATGTATAATTTATATGAAAAGGTGTTCGATGGGCACCACGAAAAAGAGTTTAAACCAGAGAGATATTATTATAGGATTTTGTTTAACAAATTAAAAGTTTTGTATGGATTAACAGAAAATTCAGATTATTATGTTGATCTGATGTACGAAACCTTTGGAAGATTGAAAAAATATGATGATGCAGATATAATTGAAAAATTAAGGGATCAAAAATATAAAATAGGCATTATAACCAATGCAGATATTTATTTTGTTAAAAAAGTTTTGCAAAAAAATGATATATACTATGATGATTTGATCATTTCAGAAGATTCAAAAGTGTACAAACCTCATAAAAAAATTTTTGAAAGCTCTTTGGACAATTTAGAGGTTAATAAAGATGAAGCTATCTTTATAGGAGATAACGTTGAAGCAGATTATTATGGGGCTAAAAATTTTGGGATGAAAGCTTTGTTAATAGATAGAAGTGACAAATACAAATTAGAAAATGTTGAAAAGATAACCAATTTAAAGCAAATAGAAGATCATTTGAGGTGA
- a CDS encoding CD0519/CD1768 family membrane protein — METKIPARKVKRRNIKLESEPFVFLIILAGVFVPLSLYMGPANLFKTLMATAHDLLLNTVFFIMAVAVLTGALGALLSEFGVVNLINRLLKYLMKPLYHLPGAASIGILTTFLSDNPAILTLTKDREFIKFFKKWQIPLLCNLGTSFGMGLIVSTYMIAQSGEMGENLVKPVFIGLLGAVVGSIISVRMFSIFTKREYGDVENESEETVTWRKVREGTAGSRVLDALLEGGKGGVQLGLDIIPGVLIISTFVMIITYGPKDIATGYQGLAYEGVPFLPWLASKISPVLEFLFGFESPKLIAFPLTSLGSTGAALALIPSFIKEGILTGNEVAVFTSIGLTWSGYLSTHVAMMDALASRKLASKAILSHTIAGLLAAMFSHFVYTIF, encoded by the coding sequence ATGGAAACAAAGATTCCAGCAAGAAAGGTAAAAAGAAGAAATATAAAACTTGAATCAGAACCTTTTGTTTTTCTAATAATTTTAGCAGGCGTTTTTGTCCCTCTTTCTTTATATATGGGACCGGCAAATCTTTTTAAAACCCTTATGGCAACAGCACATGACCTATTGCTTAATACAGTGTTTTTTATAATGGCTGTTGCTGTGTTAACAGGTGCTTTAGGGGCACTTCTGTCTGAGTTTGGTGTTGTTAATCTTATAAATAGATTGCTGAAATATTTAATGAAACCTTTATATCATCTACCAGGGGCTGCTTCTATTGGAATTTTAACTACTTTTTTATCAGATAATCCAGCTATTTTAACTCTTACAAAAGATAGGGAGTTTATAAAGTTTTTTAAAAAATGGCAAATTCCATTACTGTGTAATTTGGGGACTTCATTTGGTATGGGGCTTATAGTATCCACATATATGATTGCCCAGTCAGGTGAAATGGGAGAAAATCTTGTGAAACCAGTTTTTATTGGGTTGCTTGGTGCTGTAGTCGGTAGTATTATAAGTGTTAGAATGTTTTCTATTTTTACCAAAAGAGAGTATGGGGATGTAGAAAATGAAAGCGAAGAAACTGTAACCTGGAGAAAAGTTCGCGAGGGTACTGCGGGATCAAGAGTTTTAGACGCTCTTTTAGAAGGTGGAAAAGGCGGAGTTCAACTTGGCTTAGATATTATTCCTGGAGTTCTTATCATTTCTACTTTTGTAATGATAATAACTTATGGGCCAAAAGATATTGCTACTGGTTATCAGGGGCTAGCCTATGAAGGCGTACCTTTTTTACCTTGGTTAGCTAGTAAAATATCTCCAGTATTGGAATTTCTTTTTGGGTTTGAATCTCCTAAATTAATTGCTTTTCCTTTGACTTCCTTGGGGTCAACTGGTGCAGCTTTAGCGTTGATACCATCTTTTATTAAGGAAGGAATTTTAACAGGTAACGAAGTTGCTGTTTTTACCTCAATTGGGTTGACTTGGAGTGGATACTTATCTACTCATGTTGCTATGATGGATGCACTTGCATCGAGAAAATTAGCCAGTAAAGCTATTTTATCTCATACAATAGCTGGTTTGTTAGCAGCAATGTTTTCTCATTTTGTTTATACAATTTTTTGA
- the tyrS gene encoding tyrosine--tRNA ligase yields MTNPQDQLKILKENAIDFINDKEFINKLNEKKKLKIKLGVDPSRPDLHLGHAVVLKKLKQFQDFGHEVILIIGDFTARIGDPSGKSKTRPMLTKEEVIENAKSYAEQAFKIIDKDKTTLKYNGEWFDKMTFEDVLKLSSKYTVARMLERDDFNKRYTNNQPISISEFLYPIAQGYDSVMVESDVEIGGTDQLFNLLVGRKLQEEEGMKPQIVLTMPIIEGTDGNLKMSKTYDNYIAFTDKPEDMFGKVMSIPDTLIVKYMKYLTDMTSEDIRKIEELLKQPETNPRDIKMNLGMAIVSDFYTKEEAEKAKEHFINVFQKKNNPDEMPYLNILNGEIEIIDLLMNNNLFESKSEAKRMIKQGAVKINEEKITDFRELLNLKGGEVLRIGKRKFFKILVS; encoded by the coding sequence TTGACTAATCCACAAGACCAACTAAAAATTTTAAAAGAAAATGCGATTGATTTTATAAACGACAAAGAGTTTATAAATAAATTGAATGAGAAAAAAAAATTAAAAATTAAATTAGGGGTAGATCCATCAAGGCCGGATCTACATTTAGGGCATGCAGTTGTTTTAAAAAAACTAAAACAATTTCAGGATTTTGGGCATGAAGTAATTCTTATAATAGGTGATTTCACTGCTCGAATTGGTGATCCATCTGGGAAATCAAAAACAAGACCAATGCTTACCAAAGAAGAAGTTATTGAAAATGCAAAATCATATGCTGAACAGGCTTTTAAAATTATTGATAAAGATAAAACTACTCTAAAGTACAATGGTGAATGGTTTGATAAAATGACTTTCGAAGATGTTTTAAAATTGTCTTCAAAATATACTGTAGCAAGAATGTTGGAAAGAGATGATTTTAACAAAAGGTACACCAACAACCAGCCTATAAGCATTTCAGAATTTTTATATCCTATAGCTCAGGGTTATGATTCTGTTATGGTCGAGTCAGATGTTGAAATAGGTGGAACAGATCAACTCTTTAATCTTCTTGTTGGTAGAAAACTTCAAGAAGAAGAAGGAATGAAACCTCAAATAGTTTTAACTATGCCAATAATTGAAGGAACCGATGGGAACCTAAAAATGAGCAAAACTTATGATAACTATATAGCATTTACTGATAAACCAGAGGATATGTTTGGAAAAGTTATGTCAATCCCAGATACATTAATAGTAAAATATATGAAATATTTAACAGACATGACATCTGAAGATATAAGAAAGATAGAGGAATTGTTGAAACAACCAGAGACAAATCCAAGAGACATAAAAATGAATTTAGGTATGGCAATAGTTAGCGATTTCTATACTAAAGAAGAGGCAGAAAAAGCAAAAGAACATTTTATAAACGTGTTTCAAAAGAAAAATAACCCAGATGAAATGCCTTATTTAAATATTTTAAATGGTGAAATAGAAATTATAGACTTATTAATGAATAACAATCTTTTTGAAAGTAAAAGTGAAGCAAAAAGAATGATAAAGCAAGGTGCAGTTAAAATTAACGAAGAAAAAATAACAGACTTTAGAGAATTATTAAACTTAAAGGGGGGTGAAGTTTTAAGGATAGGAAAAAGAAAGTTCTTTAAAATATTGGTTTCTTAA
- a CDS encoding ATP-binding cassette domain-containing protein, with protein sequence MGIKVDNVSFTYAKNTPFQKQALKNIELEIQNGELWLFIGHTGSGKSTLINTFNGLIFPEEGDIYIDDVSIKDKKKDIREIRKKIGIIFQYPETQFFLPTVNEEFEYAPKNFNVEYNLEKTKEYMDILSLPHNYLERSPFNLSGGEMRKVAIISVLSYDPDFIIFDEPTVGLDYKTRKSVFKMVKELKNRGKTLILATHWINEFVELKPKVLMLKGGDIAFKGEFDDFISLNIEELENAGIILDKKLELYRKALLKNEIDLANKIASI encoded by the coding sequence TTGGGGATTAAAGTAGATAATGTTTCATTTACTTATGCAAAAAACACTCCTTTTCAAAAACAAGCTTTGAAAAATATTGAATTAGAAATCCAAAATGGAGAGTTATGGTTATTCATTGGTCATACAGGTTCTGGGAAAAGTACACTTATAAATACTTTTAATGGTTTGATATTTCCAGAAGAGGGAGATATTTACATAGACGATGTGTCTATTAAAGACAAAAAGAAAGATATTAGAGAAATCAGAAAAAAGATAGGTATCATTTTTCAATATCCTGAGACACAATTTTTCTTACCTACGGTTAACGAGGAGTTTGAATATGCTCCTAAGAATTTTAACGTTGAATATAATTTAGAAAAAACGAAAGAGTATATGGATATACTGTCTTTACCACACAACTATTTGGAAAGAAGTCCTTTTAATCTTTCTGGCGGAGAGATGAGAAAAGTGGCCATAATATCAGTCCTTTCTTACGATCCTGATTTTATAATCTTTGATGAGCCAACAGTTGGCCTTGATTATAAAACAAGAAAATCTGTTTTTAAAATGGTTAAAGAGTTAAAAAATAGAGGTAAAACTTTGATTTTGGCTACTCACTGGATTAATGAATTTGTTGAATTAAAGCCGAAAGTGTTAATGCTAAAAGGAGGAGACATTGCTTTTAAAGGTGAGTTTGATGATTTTATATCATTAAACATCGAAGAATTAGAAAATGCGGGAATTATTTTGGATAAAAAGTTGGAATTGTACAGAAAAGCATTGTTGAAAAATGAGATAGACCTTGCAAATAAGATAGCTTCAATATAA
- a CDS encoding S-layer homology domain-containing protein yields the protein MKKTLVLFLSLLFVISAFAVGFQDVKEDHWAYDYVMNLVNKGVIPTDQNTFNGSQALTRSDASIWLTRAIMYLENSPMIAKAEDIERMETTLKALTKKVSEDPASMQALEDYKARSTRAILKLKYDVFAQIDEIGKDINATNKRIDALEDSLAADQDLMSDLRNTYPDVKKAAYRAKNTSDSLSQDLLFLMGDIDKLRNELGDLKAAPRLDTDQMMVLDSIMSTYPNMAKKVAVNTDNIEILNQEVEAANMRIDELEASSGNTFLWIVAVAGLAAGVAGIFLP from the coding sequence ATGAAAAAAACATTGGTTCTATTTTTGTCTTTACTTTTTGTGATTTCTGCTTTTGCAGTAGGATTCCAAGACGTAAAAGAGGATCACTGGGCTTATGACTATGTTATGAACCTTGTGAACAAAGGTGTAATCCCAACTGATCAAAACACATTTAACGGTTCTCAAGCTTTAACAAGATCAGATGCTTCAATTTGGTTAACAAGAGCAATCATGTATTTAGAAAATTCTCCTATGATTGCAAAAGCTGAAGACATTGAAAGAATGGAAACAACATTAAAAGCTTTAACTAAAAAGGTTTCAGAAGATCCTGCTTCTATGCAAGCTTTAGAAGATTACAAAGCAAGAAGCACAAGAGCAATTTTGAAATTAAAATATGATGTATTTGCTCAAATTGATGAAATCGGGAAAGATATTAATGCAACAAATAAAAGAATTGACGCTTTAGAAGATTCTTTAGCAGCTGATCAAGACTTAATGTCAGATCTTAGAAATACATATCCAGATGTTAAAAAAGCTGCTTACAGAGCTAAAAACACAAGCGATTCATTATCACAAGATTTATTATTTTTAATGGGAGATATCGACAAATTAAGAAATGAACTTGGAGATTTAAAAGCTGCTCCAAGATTAGACACAGATCAAATGATGGTATTGGATTCAATTATGTCAACTTACCCAAATATGGCTAAAAAAGTAGCAGTTAACACAGATAACATTGAAATACTAAATCAAGAAGTAGAAGCTGCTAACATGAGAATTGACGAACTTGAAGCTTCTTCAGGCAACACATTCTTATGGATAGTTGCAGTTGCAGGTTTAGCTGCTGGTGTTGCTGGTATATTCTTACCATAA
- a CDS encoding LacI family DNA-binding transcriptional regulator, producing the protein MKSNKAPTIKDVAKKSHTGIATVSRVINNSGKVSENTKNRILKAIDELGYTPNLHARSLSSKKGNSISLVIPDMGEFYGILYKYIEKNLAQMGYRVIVFPLVDEISLAKIKNKADLIYQTDAVFISSLSVRKIFKDKIPQKKLILVDSKDDRFDSIYIDNYDIGVKAAEYLLSKSKTTEKYLLISFKELENDFTSHVFKYRDEGFLDTMKKHKKRVKKIDADLYWDGGYEAMKKYSSKNSINKSKVNVFATCDMLGFGVRNFFNEKNLLPNKNYNLIGVDDIPISKVIGLTTIHQPLELMADNAVGIFKKFLENKEKKITHKKIESKLIVRET; encoded by the coding sequence TTGAAAAGTAATAAAGCTCCAACAATAAAAGATGTTGCTAAAAAATCTCATACTGGGATAGCAACAGTATCTCGAGTTATAAATAATTCGGGTAAAGTTAGCGAGAATACTAAAAATAGAATTTTAAAGGCCATAGATGAATTAGGATATACCCCTAATCTTCATGCCAGATCACTATCTTCAAAAAAAGGTAACTCTATTTCTCTTGTGATTCCAGATATGGGAGAATTTTACGGAATTTTATACAAGTATATAGAAAAAAACCTTGCGCAAATGGGTTATAGGGTGATAGTTTTCCCATTGGTAGATGAAATATCGCTTGCCAAAATTAAAAATAAGGCAGATTTAATATATCAAACAGATGCAGTTTTTATTTCTTCTCTTTCTGTCAGGAAAATTTTTAAAGATAAGATACCTCAAAAAAAACTGATTTTAGTTGACTCAAAAGATGATAGATTCGATTCTATATATATAGATAATTATGATATCGGAGTAAAAGCAGCAGAATATTTGTTATCTAAATCCAAAACAACAGAAAAATATTTATTAATTTCTTTTAAAGAACTTGAAAATGATTTCACATCTCATGTGTTCAAATATAGAGACGAAGGATTTTTAGACACAATGAAAAAACATAAAAAAAGAGTTAAAAAGATAGACGCAGATCTCTATTGGGATGGTGGATATGAGGCTATGAAAAAATATTCGTCAAAAAATTCAATAAATAAAAGCAAAGTTAATGTATTTGCTACTTGTGATATGTTGGGTTTTGGTGTTAGAAACTTTTTTAACGAAAAAAATCTTTTACCGAATAAAAACTATAATTTGATTGGTGTTGATGACATACCAATAAGTAAGGTCATAGGACTAACAACAATACACCAACCTTTAGAACTCATGGCAGATAATGCTGTTGGTATTTTTAAGAAATTTCTTGAAAATAAAGAAAAGAAAATCACTCATAAAAAAATAGAATCAAAATTAATAGTTAGAGAAACTTGA
- the lepA gene encoding translation elongation factor 4: MYEPELIRNISIIAHIDHGKTTLVDRILEMTHSVEDRKMQEQYLDMMDLERERGITIKSQPVKIFFDSEDGNRYEINIIDTPGHVDFTYEVSRSLAACEGAVLLVDASQGVEAQTVTNTYLALENELEIIGAINKIDLPSANPDETILEINDLVGIDTEDINKISAKTGDGVRELLEQIVKKVPSPASKDQKDKKLKALIFDAKYDKYKGVIIYARVFSGTVKKGDKIKLMNTNETYEVSEVGEFHPEMIESKDLSAGEVGYIIAGIKDIEEAKVGDTITLANNPIEEKLPGYKESKPMVYAGLYPGLPKYYEELRKALEKLKLNDASLDFVPENSPAMGFGFRCGFLGLLHMDVIKERLQREFEIAVILTAPSVVYKAKMKNGEMVEINNPAEFPEQEQIEEVFEPFSKLDIITPPEYMGNLVQLAQVEKRGEFLSVSNAGKDRIVLHFEIPIAELIFDFFDKMKAMSRGYASMDYEFTEYKKSDLKKVQILVNKEPIDALSFIDHESKVYETSRKIVDKLKDLIPKHQFELPIQAYSDGKIIARSTIKAFRKDVLSKCYGGDITRKMKLIEKQKEGKKRMREIGSVNIPQDAFLALLKINEEDNN, from the coding sequence TTGTACGAGCCAGAACTGATTAGAAATATATCTATTATAGCTCATATAGATCATGGAAAAACAACTTTAGTAGATAGAATACTTGAGATGACTCATTCAGTTGAAGACAGAAAAATGCAAGAACAATATCTTGACATGATGGATTTAGAAAGAGAAAGAGGGATCACCATAAAATCTCAACCTGTTAAAATCTTCTTCGATTCTGAAGATGGAAATAGATATGAAATAAACATAATAGACACTCCCGGTCATGTGGATTTCACTTACGAAGTGTCTAGATCTTTGGCTGCATGTGAGGGAGCTGTTTTATTAGTTGATGCTTCTCAAGGTGTAGAAGCACAAACTGTAACCAATACTTATTTGGCTTTAGAAAACGAACTGGAAATAATTGGAGCTATAAACAAAATCGACTTACCAAGCGCCAACCCAGATGAAACTATTCTTGAAATAAATGATTTAGTTGGGATAGACACAGAAGATATAAACAAAATTTCTGCTAAAACAGGTGATGGTGTAAGAGAACTTTTAGAACAAATTGTTAAAAAAGTGCCTTCTCCAGCGTCCAAGGATCAGAAAGACAAAAAACTAAAAGCTCTAATATTCGACGCCAAATACGATAAGTACAAAGGTGTAATTATTTATGCGAGAGTTTTTTCTGGTACTGTAAAAAAAGGTGACAAAATAAAACTTATGAATACTAACGAGACATACGAAGTATCAGAAGTGGGAGAATTTCACCCTGAAATGATTGAATCAAAAGATTTATCTGCTGGTGAAGTTGGATATATTATTGCTGGAATTAAAGATATAGAGGAAGCAAAAGTAGGAGATACTATAACTTTAGCCAATAACCCTATTGAAGAAAAATTGCCTGGCTACAAGGAATCAAAGCCTATGGTTTACGCAGGACTTTACCCGGGATTACCTAAATATTATGAGGAATTGAGGAAAGCACTCGAAAAATTAAAACTAAATGACGCTTCTCTTGATTTTGTACCTGAGAATTCACCTGCTATGGGATTTGGATTTAGATGTGGTTTTTTAGGCCTTTTACACATGGATGTTATAAAAGAAAGGCTTCAGAGAGAGTTTGAAATCGCTGTGATACTTACTGCACCCAGTGTAGTTTATAAAGCAAAAATGAAAAATGGGGAAATGGTTGAAATTAATAACCCAGCTGAATTTCCAGAACAAGAGCAAATAGAAGAAGTTTTTGAACCATTTTCTAAGCTTGACATAATAACTCCTCCTGAATATATGGGGAATTTAGTTCAATTAGCTCAAGTAGAAAAGAGGGGGGAATTTTTATCTGTTTCTAATGCTGGTAAAGATAGAATTGTTCTTCATTTTGAAATACCAATTGCTGAATTAATATTTGATTTTTTTGATAAAATGAAAGCTATGTCAAGGGGATATGCATCTATGGATTATGAATTTACCGAATACAAGAAATCTGATCTTAAAAAAGTCCAAATACTTGTTAATAAAGAACCCATTGATGCTTTATCTTTTATAGATCATGAATCTAAAGTGTATGAAACATCAAGAAAAATTGTAGATAAACTTAAAGATTTAATTCCAAAACATCAATTTGAACTGCCTATTCAAGCGTACTCGGATGGAAAAATTATTGCAAGGTCCACTATAAAGGCTTTTAGAAAAGATGTTCTTTCTAAATGTTATGGTGGGGACATAACGAGAAAGATGAAATTAATTGAAAAACAAAAAGAGGGCAAAAAAAGAATGCGTGAAATTGGTAGTGTTAACATCCCTCAAGATGCTTTTCTTGCACTACTCAAGATTAATGAAGAAGATAACAATTAA
- a CDS encoding energy-coupling factor ABC transporter ATP-binding protein — protein sequence MFFGCKNMGFSYGENKILKDINIEFEKGEFTGLVGDNGSGKSTLMKIMSGIFTEYDGEVVFKEESLNEDTKIKVGYIFQNPENQIVGVTVEEDVAFGLENIGTEREEMLRRIKWALEVVGLKGLEKSDPNSLSGGQKQRLAIASIVAMDPEVILMDEPTTMLDPVGRREVYKVIKRLVNLGKTIIIASHHSADLEEVSRIVALKDGKVHFDGKRDEFYKNHDFNIEYPIEFEIKKKINKNYDELVKYLGD from the coding sequence ATGTTTTTTGGATGTAAAAATATGGGCTTTTCATATGGAGAAAACAAAATTCTCAAGGATATTAATATAGAATTTGAAAAAGGTGAATTTACAGGTCTTGTTGGAGACAACGGGAGTGGTAAGTCAACTTTGATGAAAATCATGAGCGGTATTTTTACCGAATATGATGGTGAAGTTGTATTCAAAGAAGAAAGTTTAAATGAAGACACTAAAATTAAAGTTGGTTATATTTTCCAAAATCCAGAGAATCAAATAGTTGGAGTTACAGTCGAAGAAGACGTTGCTTTTGGACTTGAGAATATTGGCACTGAAAGAGAAGAAATGCTTAGAAGGATAAAATGGGCTTTGGAAGTTGTAGGGCTTAAAGGCCTTGAAAAGTCTGATCCTAATTCTCTTTCTGGTGGTCAAAAACAGAGACTTGCAATTGCTTCAATAGTTGCAATGGATCCAGAAGTTATTCTCATGGATGAGCCAACTACTATGTTGGACCCTGTGGGAAGAAGAGAAGTTTACAAGGTTATAAAAAGATTGGTGAACCTTGGTAAAACTATTATTATTGCTTCTCATCATTCTGCTGATTTAGAAGAAGTTTCAAGAATAGTTGCTTTAAAAGACGGTAAAGTTCACTTCGATGGAAAAAGAGATGAATTTTACAAAAATCATGATTTTAATATAGAATATCCCATAGAATTTGAAATAAAGAAAAAGATAAATAAAAACTACGATGAGTTGGTGAAGTACCTTGGGGATTAA